One Amaranthus tricolor cultivar Red isolate AtriRed21 chromosome 1, ASM2621246v1, whole genome shotgun sequence DNA window includes the following coding sequences:
- the LOC130828705 gene encoding serine/threonine-protein phosphatase 7 long form homolog has translation MDPLAVSWLRVYLSRSHSPHTLVYYRDALDRQRDEQMTWQPYTAAKMEALPHICTSGHEIWRSRCPLICFDIVELHLPDRVMRQFGLEQVISQACDTQPQLHAIDRRTGDKNYLVRHRSHVDAWNDRASTLVGRDNFTGHSSAMYMSWYRRISILRLANTAFAQPGSHYHPTSTLLAERIRSVLIQCNDTIQGAATSPVDVGYRLCSQTLGSINASLTDALSQAGYEYLIPTPPVIGEVDDAFHTPSPRSSAHRGSSSGGSSSRSTRGRQRSSTRGRSSRSPSTSATMSSFVPPSSINTPPPHPSPPQRIITYQRASQRRAPALNVIAEVDEFTPSSSTGAQNKRENVHEIHNEVQTTTLNLSTKRIE, from the exons atggatcctttggcagtaag ctggcttcgcgtatatctttcgagatcccactccccacatactctcgtctactacagggacgcactagatcgacaacgggacgagcag atgacatggcagccttacacagcggctaagatggaagctctaccgcacatatgtacatcgggccacgagatttggagatcacGCTGTcctcttatttgctttgacatcgtcgagctacatctcccggatcgtgtcatgcgtcaattcggtttggagcaggtaatttcgcaagcctgtgacacccaacctcaactacatgcgatcgatcggaggactggggacaagaactacctcgtacgacatagatcgcatgtagatgcgtggaacgaccgagcatctacattggttggaagagataacttcacaggtcatagctctgctatgtacatgagttggtacaggcgcatctccatattacgcctagcgaacaccgcatttgcgcagccaggatcacattaccatccgacatctacgttactg gctgagcgcatccgatcggtactcatacaatgtaatgacacgattcaaggggccgctacatcgccagttgacgtggggtatcggctatgttctcagaccttaggctccattaacgcgtcgttgaccgatgcattgagtcaggcgggttatgagtacctcataccgactccacccgtcattggcgaggtagatgacgcattccacactccttctccaaggagttcagcccatcgaggtagctcttccggaggatccagttctcggtccacaagaggccgccagcgttcatctactcgaggtcggtcttccagatcgccatcgacatccgctactatgtcgtcgttcgttcccccgtcttccatcaacactcctccgccacatccatcgcctccgcaaaggattatcacatatcagcgtgctagtcaacgacgagctcctgctcttaatgtcattgcggaggttgacgagttcacaccatcatcatccaccggtgcgcaaaacaaaaggg AAAATGTtcatgaaattcacaatgaggtACAAACAACTACACTAAATCTTAGTACAAAGCGAATAGAGTGA